The Mesobacillus jeotgali genome window below encodes:
- a CDS encoding PIN/TRAM domain-containing protein yields MLRRIIQACFLIIGGTLGIFLIPDLLSLMNAGDMSLINNPYVTAVIGALIFYLLTFWAVDPVTNFVKWAEESLIKAPITDVLFGSVGLFFGLLVAFLVGFALNAIQVPVVNTVAPTLLTLLFGYLGFQVGFKKRDELLGLFSRSKKKGTEEEVEKESRPREWKILDTSVIIDGRVADICQTGFLEGTIVIPQFVLEELQHIADSSDVLKRNRGRRGLDILNRIQKELKIKVEIYEGDFDDIQEVDSKLVKLAKLTNGVVVTNDFNLNKVCELQKVAVLNINDLANAVKPVVLPGEELSIQVIKDGKEHNQGIAYLDDGTMIVVEEGRDYIGKRIDVLVTSVLQTSAGRMIFAKPKQLEKSIIS; encoded by the coding sequence ATGTTAAGACGTATCATTCAAGCCTGCTTCCTGATTATCGGGGGAACGCTTGGTATATTCTTAATTCCTGATTTATTATCATTAATGAACGCGGGAGACATGTCTCTCATCAATAATCCTTATGTTACTGCTGTTATAGGCGCACTTATTTTTTATCTTCTTACTTTTTGGGCTGTAGACCCTGTGACCAACTTTGTGAAGTGGGCTGAAGAGTCGCTGATCAAAGCACCGATAACTGACGTCCTGTTTGGAAGTGTTGGCCTTTTCTTTGGTTTGCTGGTGGCATTTTTAGTTGGATTTGCCCTCAATGCAATCCAGGTGCCTGTTGTGAATACAGTTGCACCGACACTCCTGACACTATTATTTGGTTATCTTGGATTCCAGGTCGGTTTTAAAAAGCGAGATGAACTGCTTGGTTTATTTTCGCGCTCAAAGAAAAAGGGCACTGAAGAAGAAGTGGAAAAAGAAAGTCGTCCCAGAGAGTGGAAGATCCTTGATACAAGTGTGATTATTGATGGCAGGGTGGCGGATATCTGCCAGACTGGATTCCTTGAAGGAACCATTGTCATTCCGCAATTTGTCCTGGAGGAATTACAGCATATCGCTGATTCATCAGATGTGTTGAAGCGAAATCGCGGACGCCGCGGGTTGGACATCCTTAACCGTATTCAAAAGGAACTTAAGATCAAGGTTGAAATTTATGAAGGTGATTTTGACGATATCCAGGAAGTCGACAGCAAGCTTGTGAAGCTGGCGAAGCTGACAAATGGCGTTGTCGTCACGAATGATTTCAATCTAAACAAGGTATGTGAACTGCAGAAGGTTGCCGTTCTGAATATCAATGACCTTGCTAATGCGGTGAAACCAGTGGTCCTTCCTGGAGAAGAATTGAGCATCCAGGTAATAAAGGATGGCAAGGAACATAATCAGGGCATTGCATACCTGGACGACGGCACCATGATCGTCGTCGAAGAAGGCCGCGATTATATCGGAAAGCGCATTGATGTGCTTGTAACCAGTGTGTTGCAAACATCAGCTGGCAGGATGATTTTCGCGAAGCCGAAACAGTTGGAAAAAAGCATAATAAGTTGA
- the clpC gene encoding ATP-dependent protease ATP-binding subunit ClpC, whose amino-acid sequence MMFGRFTERAQKVLALAQEEAIRLGHNNIGTEHILLGLVREGEGIAAKALYGLGLGAEKIQKEVENLIGRGQETSQTIHYTPRAKKVIELSMDEARKLGHSYVGTEHILLGLIREGEGVAARVLNNLGVSLNKARQQVLQLLGSNETSGHQGGGTANANTPTLDSLARDLTAIAREGSLDPVIGRSKEIQRVIEVLSRRTKNNPVLIGEPGVGKTAIAEGLAQQIVNNEVPEILRDKRVMTLDMGTVVAGTKYRGEFEDRLKKVMDEIRQAGNIILFIDELHTLIGAGGAEGAIDASNILKPSLARGELQCIGATTLDEYRKYIEKDAALERRFQPITVDEPTAEESVQILKGLRDRYEAHHRVSITDEAIEAAVKLSDRYISDRFLPDKAIDLIDEAGSKVRLRSYTTPPNLKELEVKLEEVRKEKDASVQSQEFEKAASLRDTEQRLREQLENTKKSWKEKQGKENSEVTVEDIAHVVSSWTNIPVSKLAQTETDKLLNLEEILHSRVIGQDEAVKAVSKAVRRARAGLKDPKRPIGSFIFLGPTGVGKTELARALAESMFGDEDAMIRVDMSEYMEKHSTSRLVGSPPGYVGYDEGGQLTEKVRRKPYSVILLDEIEKAHPDVFNILLQVLEDGRLTDSKGRTVDFRNTIMILTSNVGAEALKRNKYVGFNIQDGEQDYKDMKGKVMEELKKAFRPEFLNRIDEIIVFHALEKPHLKEIVTLMSDQLVKRLKEQEITLELTEAAKEKISEEGYDPEYGARPLRRAIQKHIEDQLSEELLKGTVLTGQNVVIDVENGEFVVKAPEETAKA is encoded by the coding sequence ATGATGTTTGGACGATTTACCGAGAGAGCACAAAAAGTATTGGCACTCGCACAGGAAGAGGCCATTCGCCTTGGACATAACAATATCGGCACAGAACACATCTTACTTGGCCTGGTGCGTGAAGGTGAGGGCATTGCGGCAAAGGCGCTTTACGGACTTGGTCTGGGAGCGGAGAAAATCCAGAAGGAAGTTGAAAACCTGATTGGCCGCGGACAGGAAACTTCCCAGACTATCCACTATACTCCAAGGGCTAAGAAGGTCATCGAGCTTTCCATGGATGAGGCAAGGAAGCTGGGCCATTCCTATGTCGGCACAGAACATATCCTCCTTGGATTGATTCGAGAGGGAGAGGGCGTGGCTGCAAGAGTATTGAACAATCTTGGTGTCAGCCTCAACAAAGCGCGCCAGCAGGTTCTTCAGCTTCTAGGAAGCAATGAAACTTCCGGACATCAGGGAGGCGGAACGGCTAATGCCAATACGCCGACACTTGATAGCCTTGCAAGAGACTTAACGGCAATCGCCAGGGAAGGCAGCCTTGATCCGGTCATCGGCCGCAGCAAGGAAATCCAGCGCGTCATTGAAGTGTTAAGCCGCCGTACCAAGAATAACCCTGTCTTGATCGGGGAGCCAGGCGTTGGTAAAACAGCGATTGCGGAAGGATTGGCACAGCAAATCGTCAATAACGAGGTGCCGGAAATCCTCCGTGACAAGCGTGTCATGACGCTTGATATGGGAACTGTGGTTGCAGGAACGAAATATCGCGGTGAGTTTGAGGACCGCTTGAAAAAGGTCATGGACGAAATCCGTCAGGCCGGAAATATCATTCTTTTCATCGATGAGCTTCATACACTGATCGGTGCCGGCGGAGCAGAAGGTGCGATCGACGCTTCCAATATCCTGAAGCCTTCATTGGCTCGCGGAGAACTGCAGTGTATCGGCGCGACGACATTGGATGAATACCGGAAATACATCGAAAAAGATGCTGCACTAGAACGACGCTTCCAGCCGATCACTGTTGATGAGCCAACAGCTGAGGAGTCAGTGCAAATTTTAAAAGGGCTTCGTGACCGCTATGAAGCTCACCACAGAGTTTCAATTACGGATGAGGCAATTGAAGCGGCGGTAAAATTATCTGATCGATACATTTCTGACCGTTTCCTACCGGATAAAGCGATTGACTTAATTGATGAAGCGGGTTCGAAAGTTCGCCTGCGTTCCTATACAACTCCGCCAAACCTTAAAGAGCTTGAGGTGAAGCTGGAGGAAGTTCGCAAGGAGAAGGATGCTTCTGTACAAAGCCAGGAGTTTGAAAAGGCTGCTTCATTAAGAGATACAGAACAGCGCCTTCGTGAACAGCTGGAAAATACGAAGAAGTCGTGGAAAGAAAAGCAGGGCAAGGAGAACAGTGAAGTGACGGTGGAAGACATCGCGCATGTGGTGTCCAGCTGGACGAATATTCCTGTATCCAAGCTTGCGCAAACAGAAACAGATAAACTTCTGAACCTTGAGGAAATCCTACACTCACGTGTCATTGGCCAGGATGAAGCTGTAAAAGCTGTTTCCAAGGCAGTAAGACGTGCTCGTGCAGGCTTGAAGGACCCGAAACGTCCAATAGGTTCTTTCATCTTCCTTGGCCCAACAGGCGTCGGTAAAACTGAATTGGCGAGAGCCCTTGCGGAGTCCATGTTTGGCGATGAAGATGCGATGATTCGCGTCGATATGTCAGAGTACATGGAGAAGCATTCAACTTCACGTCTTGTTGGTTCACCTCCAGGTTATGTTGGATATGATGAAGGGGGCCAATTGACTGAGAAGGTACGCAGAAAGCCATACTCCGTTATCCTGCTGGATGAGATTGAAAAAGCGCATCCAGACGTGTTCAATATTCTGCTGCAGGTGCTTGAGGATGGCCGTTTGACTGACTCAAAGGGCCGGACAGTCGATTTCCGCAATACGATCATGATCCTGACATCCAATGTCGGAGCAGAGGCGTTGAAGCGTAATAAATATGTTGGCTTCAATATCCAGGATGGCGAACAGGATTACAAAGATATGAAAGGCAAAGTGATGGAAGAGCTGAAAAAAGCATTCCGTCCTGAGTTCCTGAACCGTATCGATGAAATCATCGTCTTCCATGCGCTTGAAAAGCCACATTTAAAAGAAATCGTGACATTGATGTCCGACCAGCTTGTGAAGCGCTTGAAGGAGCAGGAAATCACGCTAGAACTGACAGAAGCGGCTAAAGAGAAGATTTCCGAGGAAGGTTACGATCCAGAATACGGCGCACGCCCATTGCGCAGGGCGATCCAAAAGCACATCGAAGACCAGCTGTCTGAAGAATTGCTCAAGGGCACCGTCCTCACAGGACAAAATGTCGTCATAGATGTAGAAAATGGCGAATTTGTAGTCAAAGCTCCAGAAGAAACCGCAAAAGCTTAA
- the disA gene encoding DNA integrity scanning diadenylate cyclase DisA, translating to MEQRELEEKELGEILQFIAPGTPLRDGIDNVLRAKTGGLIVFGYNEKVKNLVDGGFEINCRFSPSYLYELAKMDGAIILNETGSKILFANAQLAPDTGVPSTETGMRHRTAERVARQTKALVIAISQRRNVITLYQGNLRYAMKEIGVILTKANQAIQTLEKYKVVLEQSITNLGILEFEDLVTYNDLLQVIHRFEMVLRIKTELLTYLSELGLEGRLIRLQMQELLSEMEREALLVIKDYSAEPEVKADVVMARFQELSKAGVIEDSAILKLLGHQGYVHMDEFICPRGYRMLNKIPRLPLIITENLIKRFGKFTKMIAATVEELDDVEGIGEVRARKIKEGFKLIRDQLMADRQM from the coding sequence TTGGAACAAAGAGAGCTTGAGGAAAAAGAGTTAGGTGAAATCCTTCAATTTATCGCTCCAGGTACACCTCTAAGGGATGGAATCGATAATGTGCTCCGGGCCAAGACAGGCGGATTGATTGTGTTTGGATACAATGAAAAAGTCAAAAACCTGGTCGACGGCGGCTTTGAAATCAACTGCAGGTTCAGTCCCAGCTATCTTTATGAACTGGCAAAGATGGATGGCGCAATCATCTTAAACGAGACTGGCAGCAAAATACTATTCGCCAACGCCCAGTTAGCGCCTGATACGGGAGTGCCCTCGACTGAGACAGGGATGAGGCACCGGACAGCGGAACGTGTAGCGAGGCAGACAAAGGCACTCGTCATCGCGATTTCCCAGCGACGGAATGTCATTACCCTGTATCAGGGCAATCTTCGTTATGCCATGAAGGAGATCGGAGTTATCCTGACGAAGGCGAACCAGGCAATCCAGACGTTGGAAAAGTATAAGGTCGTGCTTGAACAAAGCATTACCAACCTGGGAATCCTTGAGTTTGAAGATCTTGTAACCTATAATGACTTGCTTCAGGTCATCCATCGCTTTGAAATGGTGCTGCGGATCAAGACAGAGCTTTTGACGTATTTGAGTGAACTAGGATTGGAAGGGCGGCTGATCCGTCTGCAAATGCAGGAACTGTTATCCGAAATGGAAAGAGAAGCATTGCTTGTCATCAAGGATTATTCTGCGGAACCGGAAGTGAAGGCAGATGTTGTGATGGCCCGTTTCCAGGAGCTTTCGAAAGCTGGGGTCATCGAGGATTCGGCTATCCTCAAGCTTCTCGGACATCAGGGATATGTGCATATGGATGAATTTATCTGTCCTAGAGGCTATCGAATGCTGAATAAGATTCCTCGGCTTCCGTTGATCATAACCGAGAATTTAATTAAACGTTTTGGCAAATTCACCAAAATGATTGCAGCCACAGTCGAAGAGCTGGACGATGTAGAGGGTATTGGTGAGGTAAGAGCCCGAAAAATCAAAGAAGGCTTCAAACTCATCAGGGACCAGCTGATGGCAGACCGCCAAATGTAA
- the ispD gene encoding 2-C-methyl-D-erythritol 4-phosphate cytidylyltransferase: MPYQVIIPAAGQGKRMGAGKNKLLLTLEGVPILIHTLRVFEADDECNGIILAISPSDEQQLKSLLREYGIHKVTSLVNGGKERQDSVYNGLRAVHDLDGIVLVHDAARPFIKIEIIHKLVEAANKEGGAIVAVPVKDTIKKAKNSMVAETVERSSLWSVQTPQAFRTSVLLEAHNKAMREQFIGTDESSLVERIPHPVSIIEGDYDNIKLTTPEDLYFAEAILRKRKESSV; encoded by the coding sequence ATGCCTTATCAGGTTATAATTCCGGCTGCGGGCCAGGGGAAGAGGATGGGAGCAGGGAAGAATAAATTGCTGCTTACATTGGAAGGTGTACCAATTCTGATTCACACACTCAGGGTGTTTGAAGCAGATGATGAATGTAATGGCATCATTCTCGCTATCAGTCCGAGTGATGAGCAACAGTTAAAGTCTTTATTGAGAGAGTATGGTATACATAAGGTAACATCACTGGTCAATGGCGGAAAGGAACGCCAGGACAGTGTGTATAACGGGTTGAGGGCAGTCCATGACCTGGATGGGATTGTGCTCGTCCATGACGCTGCTAGGCCATTCATAAAAATTGAAATAATCCACAAACTTGTGGAGGCAGCAAACAAGGAAGGCGGGGCAATCGTGGCTGTTCCTGTTAAAGATACAATCAAGAAAGCAAAGAACAGCATGGTAGCAGAAACAGTTGAGCGTTCAAGCCTATGGTCAGTCCAGACTCCACAGGCTTTCCGCACTTCCGTATTGCTTGAGGCGCATAACAAGGCAATGCGGGAACAATTCATCGGTACAGATGAATCAAGCCTTGTCGAACGAATCCCGCATCCAGTCAGCATCATCGAAGGGGACTATGATAATATTAAGCTGACAACACCAGAAGATTTATATTTCGCCGAAGCGATACTGCGCAAACGAAAAGAATCCAGTGTTTGA
- the ispF gene encoding 2-C-methyl-D-erythritol 2,4-cyclodiphosphate synthase: MFRIGQGFDVHQLTEGRPLIIGGITIPYEKGLLGHSDADVLLHTVADACLGAIGEGDIGRHFPDTDPEFKDADSAKLLEHVWKIVKEKGYELVNIDCTIIAQQPKMAPHIEAMRERIAGLLEGNPDQVNVKATTTEKLGFPGRGEGIASQATVLLKQTEK; the protein is encoded by the coding sequence ATGTTTCGTATTGGACAAGGTTTCGATGTACATCAATTGACGGAGGGCAGGCCGCTGATCATTGGCGGAATCACGATTCCATATGAAAAGGGACTGCTTGGGCACTCAGATGCCGACGTTCTTTTACATACCGTGGCTGATGCCTGTCTTGGGGCAATCGGAGAAGGGGACATCGGCAGACATTTCCCGGATACTGACCCTGAATTCAAGGATGCAGATTCAGCCAAGTTGCTTGAGCATGTTTGGAAGATTGTAAAGGAAAAAGGATACGAGCTTGTTAACATCGACTGCACGATCATCGCCCAGCAGCCAAAGATGGCACCGCATATCGAAGCGATGCGTGAGAGGATCGCGGGATTGCTTGAGGGGAACCCGGATCAGGTGAACGTCAAGGCGACGACAACAGAAAAGCTTGGATTCCCTGGACGGGGAGAAGGTATCGCTTCCCAGGCAACCGTGCTGCTGAAGCAGACAGAGAAATAA
- the radA gene encoding DNA repair protein RadA: MAKRKTKFMCQECGYESPKWMGKCPGCGQWNKMVEEVESTGSTRRGAFANTGNTSVAAKATPITSIETVSEPRITTDLNELNRVLGGGVVRGSLVLIGGDPGIGKSTLLLQVSYQLAKKAHSVLYISGEESMRQTKLRADRLGVTSDNLLVYSETNLQEISLTIENSNPDFVIVDSIQTIFHPEVTSAPGSVSQVRECTAELMRIAKTKGIAIFIVGHVTKEGSIAGPRLLEHMVDTVLYFEGERHHTYRILRAVKNRFGSTNEMGIFEMKEVGLEEVANPSEIFLEERSQGASGSTVVASMEGTRPVLVEIQALISPTSFGNPRRMATGIDHNRVSLLMAVLEKRVGLLLANQDAYLKVAGGVKLDEPAIDLAVAVSIASSFRDKPTRASDCIIGEVGLTGEVRRVSRIEQRVQEAAKLGFERIILPENNLGGWTPPRGVELIGVSSVSHALKVTLGG; encoded by the coding sequence ATGGCAAAAAGAAAAACAAAGTTCATGTGCCAGGAATGTGGCTATGAATCTCCGAAATGGATGGGGAAATGTCCGGGATGCGGGCAATGGAATAAGATGGTCGAGGAAGTGGAAAGCACTGGATCGACAAGAAGAGGTGCTTTTGCCAATACAGGAAATACGAGTGTTGCCGCAAAGGCCACTCCGATCACCAGTATTGAAACGGTAAGCGAGCCGCGGATTACGACAGACTTGAATGAGTTGAACCGTGTACTTGGCGGCGGAGTAGTCAGAGGGTCGCTTGTGCTGATAGGCGGGGACCCTGGTATCGGGAAGTCGACTTTATTGCTGCAGGTCTCTTACCAGCTGGCAAAGAAAGCTCATTCAGTCCTTTATATTTCCGGTGAGGAGTCGATGAGGCAAACGAAGCTGCGCGCAGACCGGCTTGGCGTGACATCGGATAACCTGCTTGTATATTCGGAAACAAACCTGCAAGAAATCAGCCTTACGATCGAAAACAGCAATCCCGACTTTGTCATTGTGGATTCGATTCAAACTATCTTCCATCCGGAAGTGACCTCTGCTCCAGGGAGCGTGTCACAGGTGAGAGAATGTACAGCCGAGTTAATGAGGATTGCGAAAACAAAGGGAATCGCGATTTTTATCGTCGGGCATGTAACGAAGGAAGGCTCAATTGCAGGACCAAGACTGCTTGAGCATATGGTTGATACCGTTCTCTATTTTGAAGGCGAAAGGCACCATACGTATCGGATCCTCCGGGCTGTAAAAAACCGATTTGGATCGACGAATGAAATGGGTATTTTTGAAATGAAGGAAGTCGGGCTTGAAGAAGTGGCAAATCCATCTGAGATTTTTCTAGAGGAAAGATCCCAAGGTGCTTCAGGTTCAACCGTGGTGGCGTCTATGGAAGGAACGCGGCCTGTATTGGTTGAAATCCAGGCGCTGATCTCGCCAACGAGCTTTGGGAATCCAAGGCGCATGGCTACAGGTATCGACCACAACCGTGTCTCGCTGCTGATGGCGGTGCTGGAGAAGCGTGTCGGGTTGCTGCTGGCTAACCAGGATGCTTATTTGAAGGTAGCAGGGGGAGTGAAGCTGGATGAACCGGCAATTGACCTTGCGGTGGCTGTCAGCATTGCTTCAAGCTTCAGGGATAAACCGACTCGTGCTTCGGATTGCATCATCGGCGAGGTAGGCCTGACCGGTGAAGTCAGGAGGGTCTCGAGGATTGAACAGCGCGTCCAGGAAGCAGCGAAGCTTGGATTTGAAAGAATTATTTTGCCGGAGAATAATCTTGGCGGATGGACACCGCCAAGGGGAGTGGAGCTTATCGGGGTATCATCGGTCAGCCATGCATTAAAAGTCACCTTAGGGGGTTGA